One part of the Mya arenaria isolate MELC-2E11 chromosome 3, ASM2691426v1 genome encodes these proteins:
- the LOC128229022 gene encoding ankyrin repeat domain-containing protein 10-like isoform X3: protein MDLSQNNGNWSSVTEDILKRNFPIHRACRDGDIDHLTSLLSAGEVDLYEEDDFYGWTPIHWAAYFGKLACLRRLINTLETNGVRGCEIVSSRFSQTPAHLCAFGGHSQCLYWLIQSNCNLITQDYMGETPIHKAARTGSMECVSLLVSQGAKLSLRNHSGNTPSQVAASVGFTECANYIERAAQIQCQASGVYDEMRTPVTNPAQNGLNPISNPFCNGRASPEGQSSNQNLFISTNTYHSHPHLPANGTTHNPAAPCFENGVNHNNNNSQSDNCDMEMDETCQGVPQSIGFMNEAPNGDVLLDAAVSQNIKPLAGKKRGREEVEDECFKRARNDEPLASKCNLNGWLYNNGHMTEKSHMIDTVHMAKASHMARDSDSMMEHYDTVYVQQGYDSMVFSAMFENYHGL, encoded by the exons ATGGATCTTTCACAAAATAATGGGAACTGGAGTAGTGTCACTGAAGATATCCTGAAGAGAAATTTTCCAATCCACCGCGCATGCAGAGACGGCGACATCGACCACCTGACTTCATTGTTGTCTGCCGGCGAGGTAGATCTGTATGAAGAAGACGATTTTTACGGATGGACTCCAATTCATTGGGCAGCATATTTTGGAAAG CTGGCATGTTTACGCCGCTTGATAAACACCTTGGAGACCAATGGTGTACGGGGCTGTGAGATAGTCTCAAGCAGGTTTTCTCAAACCCCAGCACATTTGTGTGCCTTTGGTGGTCATTCACAGTGCTTGTACTGGCTAATTCAGTCCAACTGCAATCTTATTACCCAG GACTATATGGGAGAGACACCCATACACAAAGCAGCCAGGACAGGAAGCATGGAGTGTGTTAGTCTGCTAGTGTCACAGGGAGCTAAACTCAG tttgcGTAATCATAGTGGTAACACACCTAGCCAGGTCGCTGCATCTGTAGGCTTTACCGAATGTGCCAACTACATCGAACGAGCTGCCCAGATACAGTGCCAGGCCTCGGGTGTGTATGATGAGATGAGAACACCAGTAACAAACCCTGCTCAAAATGGCCTCAACCCCATCAGCAACCCTTTCTGCAATGGCAGAGCCTCGCCGGAAGGGCAGTCCAGCAatcaaaacttatttatttccaCAAATACATATCATTCCCACCCTCATTTACCAGCAAATGGCACCACCCACAACCCTGCAGCTCCTTGCTTTGAAAATGGTGTCAaccataataataacaacagcCAATCTGACAACTGTGATATGGAGATGGATGAGACCTGTCAGGGGGTTCCACAATCAATTGGTTTCATGAATGAGGCTCCCAATGGTGATGTGTTGCTAGATGCTGCTGTTTCTCAGAATATCAAGCCACTGGCCGGGAAGAAGAGAGGGCGCGAAGAAGTGGAAGATGAATGCTTCAAGCGAGCAAGAAATGATG AGCCCCTTGCCTCAAAATGCAACCTGAATGGTTGGCTGTACAACAATGGTCACATGACTGAAAAAAGTCACATGATTGATACAGTTCACATGGCCAAGGCAAGTCACATGGCCAGGGATTCTGACAGTATGATGGAGCACTACGATACGGTCTATGTGCAGCAAGGATACGACAGCATGGTGTTTAGTGCAATGTTTGAGAACTATCATGGCTTATAA
- the LOC128229022 gene encoding inversin-B-like isoform X2, whose product MDLSQNNGNWSSVTEDILKRNFPIHRACRDGDIDHLTSLLSAGEVDLYEEDDFYGWTPIHWAAYFGKLQCLMRLLEHGASCDGATERLNQTPAHIAAYGGHCHCLKWLLHCGATVNRQDYMGETPIHKAARTGSMECVSLLVSQGAKLSLRNHSGNTPSQVAASVGFTECANYIERAAQIQCQASGVYDEMRTPVTNPAQNGLNPISNPFCNGRASPEGQSSNQNLFISTNTYHSHPHLPANGTTHNPAAPCFENGVNHNNNNSQSDNCDMEMDETCQGVPQSIGFMNEAPNGDVLLDAAVSQNIKPLAGKKRGREEVEDECFKRARNDDYVMAAQNKLLFANLPFANGLPCFENVAMNGHAPSVPNGFQQVDAVPQANGFHDSSMDSENIAPYVHQGPGGHSLSQIGDITPNVNSKGDCGQEMFSHCDSNSNRPEPFNCLKFKEAPVRCVNFMSHYV is encoded by the exons ATGGATCTTTCACAAAATAATGGGAACTGGAGTAGTGTCACTGAAGATATCCTGAAGAGAAATTTTCCAATCCACCGCGCATGCAGAGACGGCGACATCGACCACCTGACTTCATTGTTGTCTGCCGGCGAGGTAGATCTGTATGAAGAAGACGATTTTTACGGATGGACTCCAATTCATTGGGCAGCATATTTTGGAAAG CTGCAATGTTTAATGCGTCTCCTTGAACATGGTGCAAGTTGTGATGGGGCGACAGAAAGACTGAACCAGACACCTGCTCATATTGCAGCATATGGAGGCCATTGTCACTGCCTTAAATGGCTCTTACATTGTGGTGCTACAGTTAACAGACAG GACTATATGGGAGAGACACCCATACACAAAGCAGCCAGGACAGGAAGCATGGAGTGTGTTAGTCTGCTAGTGTCACAGGGAGCTAAACTCAG tttgcGTAATCATAGTGGTAACACACCTAGCCAGGTCGCTGCATCTGTAGGCTTTACCGAATGTGCCAACTACATCGAACGAGCTGCCCAGATACAGTGCCAGGCCTCGGGTGTGTATGATGAGATGAGAACACCAGTAACAAACCCTGCTCAAAATGGCCTCAACCCCATCAGCAACCCTTTCTGCAATGGCAGAGCCTCGCCGGAAGGGCAGTCCAGCAatcaaaacttatttatttccaCAAATACATATCATTCCCACCCTCATTTACCAGCAAATGGCACCACCCACAACCCTGCAGCTCCTTGCTTTGAAAATGGTGTCAaccataataataacaacagcCAATCTGACAACTGTGATATGGAGATGGATGAGACCTGTCAGGGGGTTCCACAATCAATTGGTTTCATGAATGAGGCTCCCAATGGTGATGTGTTGCTAGATGCTGCTGTTTCTCAGAATATCAAGCCACTGGCCGGGAAGAAGAGAGGGCGCGAAGAAGTGGAAGATGAATGCTTCAAGCGAGCAAGAAATGATG ACTATGTGATGGCCGCCCAGAACAAGCTGTTGTTTGCAAACCTTCCCTTTGCAAATGGGTTACCATGTTTCGAGAACGTAGCAATGAACGGCCATGCTCCCAGTGTGCCAAATGGCTTTCAGCAAGTTGATGCAGTCCCTCAGGCCAATGGCTTTCATGACTCCAGTATGGATTCCGAGAACATTGCTCCTTATGTTCACCAAGGCCCTGGGGGTCATAGCCTCTCACAGATAGGGGACATAACTCCTAATGTAAATTCTAAGGGAGACTGCGGGCAAGAGATGTTTTCACATTGTGACTCGAATTCTAATCGTCCAGAACCTTTTAACTGCCTTAAATTCAAGGAAGCTCCTGTGAGATGTGTTAATTTCATGTCACATTATGTTTAG
- the LOC128229022 gene encoding uncharacterized protein LOC128229022 isoform X1 — protein MDLSQNNGNWSSVTEDILKRNFPIHRACRDGDIDHLTSLLSAGEVDLYEEDDFYGWTPIHWAAYFGKLACLRRLINTLETNGVRGCEIVSSRFSQTPAHLCAFGGHSQCLYWLIQSNCNLITQDYMGETPIHKAARTGSMECVSLLVSQGAKLSLRNHSGNTPSQVAASVGFTECANYIERAAQIQCQASGVYDEMRTPVTNPAQNGLNPISNPFCNGRASPEGQSSNQNLFISTNTYHSHPHLPANGTTHNPAAPCFENGVNHNNNNSQSDNCDMEMDETCQGVPQSIGFMNEAPNGDVLLDAAVSQNIKPLAGKKRGREEVEDECFKRARNDDYVMAAQNKLLFANLPFANGLPCFENVAMNGHAPSVPNGFQQVDAVPQANGFHDSSMDSENIAPYVHQGPGGHSLSQIGDITPNVNSKGDCGQEMFSHCDSNSNRPEPFNCLKFKEAPVRCVNFMSHYV, from the exons ATGGATCTTTCACAAAATAATGGGAACTGGAGTAGTGTCACTGAAGATATCCTGAAGAGAAATTTTCCAATCCACCGCGCATGCAGAGACGGCGACATCGACCACCTGACTTCATTGTTGTCTGCCGGCGAGGTAGATCTGTATGAAGAAGACGATTTTTACGGATGGACTCCAATTCATTGGGCAGCATATTTTGGAAAG CTGGCATGTTTACGCCGCTTGATAAACACCTTGGAGACCAATGGTGTACGGGGCTGTGAGATAGTCTCAAGCAGGTTTTCTCAAACCCCAGCACATTTGTGTGCCTTTGGTGGTCATTCACAGTGCTTGTACTGGCTAATTCAGTCCAACTGCAATCTTATTACCCAG GACTATATGGGAGAGACACCCATACACAAAGCAGCCAGGACAGGAAGCATGGAGTGTGTTAGTCTGCTAGTGTCACAGGGAGCTAAACTCAG tttgcGTAATCATAGTGGTAACACACCTAGCCAGGTCGCTGCATCTGTAGGCTTTACCGAATGTGCCAACTACATCGAACGAGCTGCCCAGATACAGTGCCAGGCCTCGGGTGTGTATGATGAGATGAGAACACCAGTAACAAACCCTGCTCAAAATGGCCTCAACCCCATCAGCAACCCTTTCTGCAATGGCAGAGCCTCGCCGGAAGGGCAGTCCAGCAatcaaaacttatttatttccaCAAATACATATCATTCCCACCCTCATTTACCAGCAAATGGCACCACCCACAACCCTGCAGCTCCTTGCTTTGAAAATGGTGTCAaccataataataacaacagcCAATCTGACAACTGTGATATGGAGATGGATGAGACCTGTCAGGGGGTTCCACAATCAATTGGTTTCATGAATGAGGCTCCCAATGGTGATGTGTTGCTAGATGCTGCTGTTTCTCAGAATATCAAGCCACTGGCCGGGAAGAAGAGAGGGCGCGAAGAAGTGGAAGATGAATGCTTCAAGCGAGCAAGAAATGATG ACTATGTGATGGCCGCCCAGAACAAGCTGTTGTTTGCAAACCTTCCCTTTGCAAATGGGTTACCATGTTTCGAGAACGTAGCAATGAACGGCCATGCTCCCAGTGTGCCAAATGGCTTTCAGCAAGTTGATGCAGTCCCTCAGGCCAATGGCTTTCATGACTCCAGTATGGATTCCGAGAACATTGCTCCTTATGTTCACCAAGGCCCTGGGGGTCATAGCCTCTCACAGATAGGGGACATAACTCCTAATGTAAATTCTAAGGGAGACTGCGGGCAAGAGATGTTTTCACATTGTGACTCGAATTCTAATCGTCCAGAACCTTTTAACTGCCTTAAATTCAAGGAAGCTCCTGTGAGATGTGTTAATTTCATGTCACATTATGTTTAG